The genomic stretch GCTCCTGGAGGGGCACGACTTCGACGGCACGCGGCGCTACGAACGCCTGGTCGATCGCGAGCACCACGACCACATGATCTGCCTCGACTGCCAGCGTGTGCTCGAGTTCCAGGACGACGACATCGAGTCGCTGCAAGAGAAGGCGGCCAAGCGACATGGCTTCGACCTCGCGGACCACCGCCTGGTGCTCTACGTGCGCTGTCCGGAGGGCGACCAGCCGGAGCGCTGTCACCGCGCGGAGAGCATGAGGACCGCGTGAGCGTTTCGGCTTCGTCCAACGACCCCGAGCGCACCCGCCGCGACTTCGAGCGCCACGAGGCGTTCATGGCCGAGGCGCTGGAAGAGGCGCGCCAAGCCGCCGAAGTGGGGGAGATCCCCGTCGGCGCGGTGCTCGTGCGCGTAGGCCAGATC from bacterium encodes the following:
- a CDS encoding transcriptional repressor; translation: VCSGPVSITDTEVEDALASFEAFLRRKRLKMTAQRRTMIRTALKHVGHFTAEDLYRRLTEAGAAVSMATVYRGLTLLEEAKLLEGHDFDGTRRYERLVDREHHDHMICLDCQRVLEFQDDDIESLQEKAAKRHGFDLADHRLVLYVRCPEGDQPERCHRAESMRTA